The Argentina anserina chromosome 3, drPotAnse1.1, whole genome shotgun sequence genome includes a region encoding these proteins:
- the LOC126787977 gene encoding protein TRM32-like isoform X1 gives MRKQLQRQDTGFPSSHQGCMWNLMHILDYHHWHSVKKILPRRKHAGGTRSRYSGSRKATLKNHDNGERKELSAEAEPLLQDEEASSTKKKTKKSQIKASKAKQALSPEEVMESSPSKKRITSNQLKNDISQNQFYHVDLLELFKANKEVFLKFLQNPDVNRIQFPGLHKSDTKVRFTKSSSFPAADSSRATSFRPSTLKHKQNEIWSFPKGEKLLASTRTQKLVTSDSQEDSERCGHQGWNQLVMRRFKHIKQRLMHALQESKKENTPTLIETLVFEGPFGCDGKEMSETPDLINGEQRSKIDGLNDTAGKRRLNRVSRTSSLDESLNRYSQLFESSCRSEAKLDHSRSLKLKSEEIVTSTGNAQKSTRRNLSLPDLDSLCSFLNGPARDAFRLGIPVKNVVDHKTSKENIGPKSVNLNVDTGNKSEKLESILETEFQNTIKENCDAKDLHECEVELEERSRPCEQRQNSLMMSSEGEEAEPSETCTLEPCSSELPMLGELCSSTKCEKVETEQTNMDFQSPQLVDKLDDPELNYIRDVLELSGFMGDEYLETWYSMDRPLDPIVFKEMEVRFQDELDFTGNWDHQLLFDLVNETLVDIHERSYTYFPRPLSFSGSKHRPMPTGQKLLEDVWTRISSYLRFRPELVQSLDDMVARDMAKGDTWMNLQWETECEALELEDIIFEELLDEVI, from the exons ATGAGAAAGCAATTGCAACGCCAGGACACGGGGTTTCCGAGCAGTCATCAAGGCTGCATGTGGAACCTGATGCATATCCTCGATTACCATCATTGGCATAGTGTCAAGAAGATACTTCCACGTCGAAAGCACGCTGGAGGAACAAGAAGCAGAT ACAGTGGGAGTCGAAAAGCAACTTTGAAGAACCACGACAATGGTGAAAGGAAAGAGTTATCTGCTGAAGCAGAACCCTTGCTG CAGGATGAAGAAGCTAGCTCTACAAAGAAAAAGACTAAGAAATCTCAAATAAAGGCATCAAAAGCTAAGCAG GCATTATCTCCAGAAGAAGTCATGGAGTCGTCACCAAGCAAGAAACGAATAACAAGTAATCAGCTGAAAAACGACATTTCCCAGAatcaattttatcatgttgatCTTTTGGAGCTATTCAAGGCAAACAAGGAAGTTTTCTTAAAATTCCTTCAAAATCCAGATGTTAACAGAATCCAGTTTCCAGGCCTGCACAAGTCTGATACCAAAGTAAGATTTACAAAATCAAGTTCATTTCCTGCAGCTGATTCGTCTCGAGCTACCAGTTTTAGGCCAAGCACACTTAAACACAAGCAGAATGAAATATGGTCATTTCCAAAGGGTGAGAAGCTTCTTGCCAGTACTCGGACACAAAAATTAGTGACATCTGATTCTCAAGAAGACTCTGAGAGATGTGGTCATCAAGGGTGGAATCAATTGGTCATGAGACGTTTTAAACATATAAAGCAGAGATTAATGCACGCACTGCAGGAGAGCAAGAAGGAAAATACTCCCACTTTGATTGAAACACTGGTCTTCGAAGGCCCTTTTGGATGTGATGGTAAAGAAATGTCTGAAACTCCAGATTTAATCAATGGTGAGCAAAGAAGCAAGATTGATGGTTTGAATGATACTGCTGGAAAGCGAAGACTTAACCGTGTCAGTAGAACCTCCTCTCTTGATGAGTCACTCAATAGATATAGTCAGTTGTTTGAGAGTAGTTGCAGAAGTGAGGCCAAGTTGGATCACTCCAGGAGTTTAAAGTTGAAAAGTGAAGAAATAGTTACTTCAACTGGAAATGCCCAGAAATCCACCAGAAGAAATCTGTCACTGCCTGACCTTGACTCTTTGTGTTCGTTTCTAAATGGGCCAGCTAGAGATGCTTTTCGTTTAGGGATTCCGGTTAAAAATGTAGTGGACCACAAGACAAGCAAGGAAAATATTGGTCCCAAGTCGGTGAACCTTAATGTAGATACAGGTAACAAGTCTGAAAAACTAGAATCTATTTTAGAGACAGAGTTCCAGAATACCATAAAAGAAAACTGTGACGCAAAGGACCTTCATGAGTGTGAAGTTGAGCTAGAAGAAAGAAGCAGACCATGCGAGCAACGACAAAATAGTTTGATGATGAGTTCTGAAGGAGAGGAAGCAGAACCAAGTGAAACTTGTACTCTTGAACCTTGTTCTTCAGAGTTGCCAATGTTAGGAG AACTCTGCAGTAGTACAAAGTGTGAGAAAGTTGAAACCGAACAGACGAATATGGACTTTCAGTCACCACAATTAGTAGACAAATTGGATGATCCTGAACTAAATTATATTAGAGATGTTCTTGAGCTGTCAGGTTTTATGGGAGATGAATACCTTGAAACATGGTACTCAATGGACCGGCCATTGGATCCTATAGTATTCAAGGAAATGGAGGTTCGATTTCAAGATGAACTCGATTTTACTGGAAACTGGGATCACCAGCTTCTTTTTGATTTGGTGAATGAGACACTCGTTGATATCCATGAGAGATCATACACCTACTTCCCAAGGCCACTGTCCTTCAGTGGCTCCAAACACCGTCCAATGCCGACAGGGCAGAAACTTCTTGAAGATGTGTGGACAAGAATTAGCTCATACCTGAGGTTCAGGCCGGAGCTGGTGCAGTCATTGGATGATATGGTTGCTCGAGATATGGCAAAAGGAGATACTTGGATGAACCTTCAATGGGAAACCGAGTGTGAGGCACTTGAGCTTGAAGATATTATCTTTGAAGAACTATTAGATGAAGTTATCTGA
- the LOC126787977 gene encoding protein TRM32-like isoform X2 — MRKQLQRQDTGFPSSHQGCMWNLMHILDYHHWHSVKKILPRRKHAGGTRSRYSGSRKATLKNHDNGERKELSAEAEPLLDEEASSTKKKTKKSQIKASKAKQALSPEEVMESSPSKKRITSNQLKNDISQNQFYHVDLLELFKANKEVFLKFLQNPDVNRIQFPGLHKSDTKVRFTKSSSFPAADSSRATSFRPSTLKHKQNEIWSFPKGEKLLASTRTQKLVTSDSQEDSERCGHQGWNQLVMRRFKHIKQRLMHALQESKKENTPTLIETLVFEGPFGCDGKEMSETPDLINGEQRSKIDGLNDTAGKRRLNRVSRTSSLDESLNRYSQLFESSCRSEAKLDHSRSLKLKSEEIVTSTGNAQKSTRRNLSLPDLDSLCSFLNGPARDAFRLGIPVKNVVDHKTSKENIGPKSVNLNVDTGNKSEKLESILETEFQNTIKENCDAKDLHECEVELEERSRPCEQRQNSLMMSSEGEEAEPSETCTLEPCSSELPMLGELCSSTKCEKVETEQTNMDFQSPQLVDKLDDPELNYIRDVLELSGFMGDEYLETWYSMDRPLDPIVFKEMEVRFQDELDFTGNWDHQLLFDLVNETLVDIHERSYTYFPRPLSFSGSKHRPMPTGQKLLEDVWTRISSYLRFRPELVQSLDDMVARDMAKGDTWMNLQWETECEALELEDIIFEELLDEVI, encoded by the exons ATGAGAAAGCAATTGCAACGCCAGGACACGGGGTTTCCGAGCAGTCATCAAGGCTGCATGTGGAACCTGATGCATATCCTCGATTACCATCATTGGCATAGTGTCAAGAAGATACTTCCACGTCGAAAGCACGCTGGAGGAACAAGAAGCAGAT ACAGTGGGAGTCGAAAAGCAACTTTGAAGAACCACGACAATGGTGAAAGGAAAGAGTTATCTGCTGAAGCAGAACCCTTGCTG GATGAAGAAGCTAGCTCTACAAAGAAAAAGACTAAGAAATCTCAAATAAAGGCATCAAAAGCTAAGCAG GCATTATCTCCAGAAGAAGTCATGGAGTCGTCACCAAGCAAGAAACGAATAACAAGTAATCAGCTGAAAAACGACATTTCCCAGAatcaattttatcatgttgatCTTTTGGAGCTATTCAAGGCAAACAAGGAAGTTTTCTTAAAATTCCTTCAAAATCCAGATGTTAACAGAATCCAGTTTCCAGGCCTGCACAAGTCTGATACCAAAGTAAGATTTACAAAATCAAGTTCATTTCCTGCAGCTGATTCGTCTCGAGCTACCAGTTTTAGGCCAAGCACACTTAAACACAAGCAGAATGAAATATGGTCATTTCCAAAGGGTGAGAAGCTTCTTGCCAGTACTCGGACACAAAAATTAGTGACATCTGATTCTCAAGAAGACTCTGAGAGATGTGGTCATCAAGGGTGGAATCAATTGGTCATGAGACGTTTTAAACATATAAAGCAGAGATTAATGCACGCACTGCAGGAGAGCAAGAAGGAAAATACTCCCACTTTGATTGAAACACTGGTCTTCGAAGGCCCTTTTGGATGTGATGGTAAAGAAATGTCTGAAACTCCAGATTTAATCAATGGTGAGCAAAGAAGCAAGATTGATGGTTTGAATGATACTGCTGGAAAGCGAAGACTTAACCGTGTCAGTAGAACCTCCTCTCTTGATGAGTCACTCAATAGATATAGTCAGTTGTTTGAGAGTAGTTGCAGAAGTGAGGCCAAGTTGGATCACTCCAGGAGTTTAAAGTTGAAAAGTGAAGAAATAGTTACTTCAACTGGAAATGCCCAGAAATCCACCAGAAGAAATCTGTCACTGCCTGACCTTGACTCTTTGTGTTCGTTTCTAAATGGGCCAGCTAGAGATGCTTTTCGTTTAGGGATTCCGGTTAAAAATGTAGTGGACCACAAGACAAGCAAGGAAAATATTGGTCCCAAGTCGGTGAACCTTAATGTAGATACAGGTAACAAGTCTGAAAAACTAGAATCTATTTTAGAGACAGAGTTCCAGAATACCATAAAAGAAAACTGTGACGCAAAGGACCTTCATGAGTGTGAAGTTGAGCTAGAAGAAAGAAGCAGACCATGCGAGCAACGACAAAATAGTTTGATGATGAGTTCTGAAGGAGAGGAAGCAGAACCAAGTGAAACTTGTACTCTTGAACCTTGTTCTTCAGAGTTGCCAATGTTAGGAG AACTCTGCAGTAGTACAAAGTGTGAGAAAGTTGAAACCGAACAGACGAATATGGACTTTCAGTCACCACAATTAGTAGACAAATTGGATGATCCTGAACTAAATTATATTAGAGATGTTCTTGAGCTGTCAGGTTTTATGGGAGATGAATACCTTGAAACATGGTACTCAATGGACCGGCCATTGGATCCTATAGTATTCAAGGAAATGGAGGTTCGATTTCAAGATGAACTCGATTTTACTGGAAACTGGGATCACCAGCTTCTTTTTGATTTGGTGAATGAGACACTCGTTGATATCCATGAGAGATCATACACCTACTTCCCAAGGCCACTGTCCTTCAGTGGCTCCAAACACCGTCCAATGCCGACAGGGCAGAAACTTCTTGAAGATGTGTGGACAAGAATTAGCTCATACCTGAGGTTCAGGCCGGAGCTGGTGCAGTCATTGGATGATATGGTTGCTCGAGATATGGCAAAAGGAGATACTTGGATGAACCTTCAATGGGAAACCGAGTGTGAGGCACTTGAGCTTGAAGATATTATCTTTGAAGAACTATTAGATGAAGTTATCTGA
- the LOC126787977 gene encoding protein TRM32-like isoform X3: MRKQLQRQDTGFPSSHQGCMWNLMHILDYHHWHSVKKILPRRKHAGGTRSRYSGSRKATLKNHDNGERKELSAEAEPLLALSPEEVMESSPSKKRITSNQLKNDISQNQFYHVDLLELFKANKEVFLKFLQNPDVNRIQFPGLHKSDTKVRFTKSSSFPAADSSRATSFRPSTLKHKQNEIWSFPKGEKLLASTRTQKLVTSDSQEDSERCGHQGWNQLVMRRFKHIKQRLMHALQESKKENTPTLIETLVFEGPFGCDGKEMSETPDLINGEQRSKIDGLNDTAGKRRLNRVSRTSSLDESLNRYSQLFESSCRSEAKLDHSRSLKLKSEEIVTSTGNAQKSTRRNLSLPDLDSLCSFLNGPARDAFRLGIPVKNVVDHKTSKENIGPKSVNLNVDTGNKSEKLESILETEFQNTIKENCDAKDLHECEVELEERSRPCEQRQNSLMMSSEGEEAEPSETCTLEPCSSELPMLGELCSSTKCEKVETEQTNMDFQSPQLVDKLDDPELNYIRDVLELSGFMGDEYLETWYSMDRPLDPIVFKEMEVRFQDELDFTGNWDHQLLFDLVNETLVDIHERSYTYFPRPLSFSGSKHRPMPTGQKLLEDVWTRISSYLRFRPELVQSLDDMVARDMAKGDTWMNLQWETECEALELEDIIFEELLDEVI; the protein is encoded by the exons ATGAGAAAGCAATTGCAACGCCAGGACACGGGGTTTCCGAGCAGTCATCAAGGCTGCATGTGGAACCTGATGCATATCCTCGATTACCATCATTGGCATAGTGTCAAGAAGATACTTCCACGTCGAAAGCACGCTGGAGGAACAAGAAGCAGAT ACAGTGGGAGTCGAAAAGCAACTTTGAAGAACCACGACAATGGTGAAAGGAAAGAGTTATCTGCTGAAGCAGAACCCTTGCTG GCATTATCTCCAGAAGAAGTCATGGAGTCGTCACCAAGCAAGAAACGAATAACAAGTAATCAGCTGAAAAACGACATTTCCCAGAatcaattttatcatgttgatCTTTTGGAGCTATTCAAGGCAAACAAGGAAGTTTTCTTAAAATTCCTTCAAAATCCAGATGTTAACAGAATCCAGTTTCCAGGCCTGCACAAGTCTGATACCAAAGTAAGATTTACAAAATCAAGTTCATTTCCTGCAGCTGATTCGTCTCGAGCTACCAGTTTTAGGCCAAGCACACTTAAACACAAGCAGAATGAAATATGGTCATTTCCAAAGGGTGAGAAGCTTCTTGCCAGTACTCGGACACAAAAATTAGTGACATCTGATTCTCAAGAAGACTCTGAGAGATGTGGTCATCAAGGGTGGAATCAATTGGTCATGAGACGTTTTAAACATATAAAGCAGAGATTAATGCACGCACTGCAGGAGAGCAAGAAGGAAAATACTCCCACTTTGATTGAAACACTGGTCTTCGAAGGCCCTTTTGGATGTGATGGTAAAGAAATGTCTGAAACTCCAGATTTAATCAATGGTGAGCAAAGAAGCAAGATTGATGGTTTGAATGATACTGCTGGAAAGCGAAGACTTAACCGTGTCAGTAGAACCTCCTCTCTTGATGAGTCACTCAATAGATATAGTCAGTTGTTTGAGAGTAGTTGCAGAAGTGAGGCCAAGTTGGATCACTCCAGGAGTTTAAAGTTGAAAAGTGAAGAAATAGTTACTTCAACTGGAAATGCCCAGAAATCCACCAGAAGAAATCTGTCACTGCCTGACCTTGACTCTTTGTGTTCGTTTCTAAATGGGCCAGCTAGAGATGCTTTTCGTTTAGGGATTCCGGTTAAAAATGTAGTGGACCACAAGACAAGCAAGGAAAATATTGGTCCCAAGTCGGTGAACCTTAATGTAGATACAGGTAACAAGTCTGAAAAACTAGAATCTATTTTAGAGACAGAGTTCCAGAATACCATAAAAGAAAACTGTGACGCAAAGGACCTTCATGAGTGTGAAGTTGAGCTAGAAGAAAGAAGCAGACCATGCGAGCAACGACAAAATAGTTTGATGATGAGTTCTGAAGGAGAGGAAGCAGAACCAAGTGAAACTTGTACTCTTGAACCTTGTTCTTCAGAGTTGCCAATGTTAGGAG AACTCTGCAGTAGTACAAAGTGTGAGAAAGTTGAAACCGAACAGACGAATATGGACTTTCAGTCACCACAATTAGTAGACAAATTGGATGATCCTGAACTAAATTATATTAGAGATGTTCTTGAGCTGTCAGGTTTTATGGGAGATGAATACCTTGAAACATGGTACTCAATGGACCGGCCATTGGATCCTATAGTATTCAAGGAAATGGAGGTTCGATTTCAAGATGAACTCGATTTTACTGGAAACTGGGATCACCAGCTTCTTTTTGATTTGGTGAATGAGACACTCGTTGATATCCATGAGAGATCATACACCTACTTCCCAAGGCCACTGTCCTTCAGTGGCTCCAAACACCGTCCAATGCCGACAGGGCAGAAACTTCTTGAAGATGTGTGGACAAGAATTAGCTCATACCTGAGGTTCAGGCCGGAGCTGGTGCAGTCATTGGATGATATGGTTGCTCGAGATATGGCAAAAGGAGATACTTGGATGAACCTTCAATGGGAAACCGAGTGTGAGGCACTTGAGCTTGAAGATATTATCTTTGAAGAACTATTAGATGAAGTTATCTGA